The Medicago truncatula cultivar Jemalong A17 chromosome 4, MtrunA17r5.0-ANR, whole genome shotgun sequence genome includes a region encoding these proteins:
- the LOC25491216 gene encoding double-stranded RNA-binding protein 3: MASSSSAPQNRTSVSPELHPHLSPAPTYKNDLIEFALRSKMKSPEFFVRNKGSSHAPAFESTVMVGDLFFTSQLTFFHRKAAEQEVSRFALEHLTKKIKDEAYSIMSEAVTFCKAVLNDYASKLRIQLPTYNSVEYIEVIPYFLCTLDLNGTSYTGVAARRKNDAEELAARAAILSILGNSNSGVLLAQIIKTKAELLDSIKPKALQSTCDSVLVLPEESSERSSLLLQLSGAKDKDEIEMACPESGPIISISQQPEMQTHEPTPEAAKSSNEPEQPSVALPIDTGVSAKRRRRLKYKANKKARIEAELKVLNDSSCVAQ, encoded by the exons atggcttcttcatcTTCTGCTCCGCAGAATCGAACGTCAGTTTCACCTGAACTTCATCCACATCTCTCCCCTGCTC CAACATATAAAAATGATTTGATAGAATTTGCTTTGAGGTCAAAAATGAAATCTCCTGAGTTTTTTGTGCGCAACAAGGGATCATCCCACGCACCTGCGTTTGAATCAACTGTGATGGTGGGTGATTTGTTTTTCACTTCGCAACTTACTTTCTTCCATCGAAAAGCTGCTGAACAAGAAGTTTCTCGATTCGCGCTGGAGCACCTTACCAAGAAGATTAAAGACGAGGCATACTCTATTATGAGCGAG GCAGTGACATTTTGCAAGGCCGTGCTGAATGATTATGCTTCGAAGCTGAGAATACAACTACCTACATATAACTCTGTGGAGTACATAGAGGTGATTCCATATTTTCTATGTACCCTGGATTTGAATGGTACAAGTTACACTGGAGTTGCAGCTAGAAGAAAAAACGATGCAGAGGAATTAGCAGCTCGTGCAGCTATTCTTTCAATCCTCG GTAACTCTAACTCGGGGGTTTTGCTTGCTCAGATAATCAAGACAAAAGCCGAACTCTTAGATTCCATCAAACCAAAAGCCTTGCAATCTACATGTGATAGTGTACTTGTCTTACCCGAGGAATCTTCTGAACGTTCTTCTTTGCTTCTTCAGCTATCTGGTGCTAAAGACAAGGATGAGATTGAAATGGCATGTCCTGAGTCTGGCCCAATTATTTCCATATCCCAACAGCCTGAGATGCAAACACATGAACCAACACCTGAAGCTGCAAAGTCTTCAAATGAGCCTGAGCAACCAAGTGTTGCACTTCCTATTGATACTGGTGTGAGTGCAAAAAGGCGTCGAAGGCTAAAATACAAGGCTAACAAGAAGGCACGGATAGAAGCTGA GTTAAAAGTTTTGAATGATAGTTCTTGTGTGGCACAGTAG
- the LOC25491217 gene encoding ubiquitin-like-specific protease ESD4, producing the protein MDSNRGKEISEDWNPTCEYEWLSSVFKPVKAMTLNSDECDMASYLFGRSTDELVLIVSDIPYCEGTREVLQCLKPREMLDQDVINLAVCMLTYQAKNEMTKRGIWFLPTIFSQYVLAWKAQTQDMLKKYHNKFMGTFDKISKIFLPVHDSECSHWFLLVIDFDKKELIYLDSLPSHSARADRMRSIKKLALYMEEFLMDSSFYMTWTRNKSNISEFSLVTPNNLGMQATNSNDCGIWVIKWMIEKGTNEYQIYVDEGTRLRIALDLILDPSNLLNETTLAVAKQSRRVEQIN; encoded by the exons ATGGATTCAAACAGAGGAAAAGAAATATCAGAAGATTGGAATCCAACATGTGAATATGAG TGGCTGTCTTCGGTATTTAAACCAGTGAAGGCAATGACTTTGAACTCTGACGAATGTGATATGGCATCTTATTTGTTTGGCCGTTCAACTGATGAGTTA GTCTTGATTGTCTCAGACATACCATACTGTGAAGGAACAAGAGAGGTTCTACAGTGTCTGAAGCCTAGAGAAATGCTTGACCAAGAC GTAATAAATCTAGCTGTGTGTATGTTGACTTATCAAGCAAAGAATGAAATGACAAAAAGAGGAATTTGGTTTTTGCCGACCATTTTCTCG CAATATGTGCTGGCATGGAAGGCACAAACACAGGACATGTTGAAAAAATACCATAACAAGTTTATGGGGACCTTCGATAAGATTTCAAAG ATATTTTTACCAGTGCATGATTCTGAATGCTCACATTGGTTCCTGCTTGTGATCGACTTTGACAAAAAGGAGTTAATTTATCTTGACTCACTTCCAAGTCATTCAGCCCGTGCTGACAGGATGCGAAGCATTAAGAAACTG GCTTTGTATATGGAAGAGTTCCTCATGGACTCCTCTTTTTATATGACTTGGACAAGAAATAAATCGAACATATCCGAATTTAGCCTAGTCACTCCGAATAATTTGGGAATGCAAGCAACTAACTC GAATGATTGTGGAATATGGGTCATAAAGTGGATGATTGAAAAAGGCACAAATGAGTATCAGATTTAT GTAGATGAAGGTACAAGACTCAGGATAGCATTGGATTTGATATTGGATCCTTCAAACTTATTGAATGAGACAACTTTGGCCGTTGCAAAACAGTCAAGGAGGGTCGAACAAATCAACTGA